The Streptomyces sp. Alt3 genome has a segment encoding these proteins:
- a CDS encoding cupin domain-containing protein, with translation MSVFRTEIQDVGAQRGAGVLESRLTGLSREEFGRDVWARTAALTRGASDFSDVFSPSAVDELISRRGLRTPFLRVAKDGSTLPESSFTAPAGVGATIADQLDDTALWRAFADGATLVLQALHRTWEPVADLVSDLSTELGHPVQANAYVTPPQNRGFDAHYDVHDVFVLQIEGTKRWIIHEPLLPDPMRDQPWTDHRPAVADRAARGTAHLDTVLRPGDVLYLPRGWLHSARTQGHVSIHVTLGVHPWTRYALAEQLARAALAALRDDPPMRESLPLGASGRDGERDVVRERLLAAVAKADPAPSFERARRAQGRPAPLGPLAQLSALNGLRPTSPVRLREAVEPWLSGTRLFTRVGYLDLPASDLVLVTRLLDGRIRTAGDLGLALAERLLRAGVLLPGNR, from the coding sequence TTGAGCGTGTTCCGGACAGAGATCCAGGACGTCGGCGCCCAGCGAGGCGCCGGTGTCCTGGAGTCCCGTCTGACCGGACTGAGCCGTGAGGAATTCGGTCGTGATGTCTGGGCGCGGACCGCGGCGCTCACCCGGGGTGCGAGTGACTTCTCCGATGTTTTCTCTCCGTCCGCCGTGGACGAGCTGATCTCCCGCCGCGGACTGCGTACGCCGTTCCTGCGCGTCGCCAAGGACGGCTCCACGCTTCCCGAGTCGTCGTTCACCGCGCCCGCGGGAGTTGGCGCCACCATCGCCGACCAGCTCGACGACACCGCTCTGTGGCGCGCGTTCGCCGACGGAGCCACGCTCGTTCTGCAGGCGCTTCACCGCACCTGGGAGCCGGTCGCGGACCTCGTATCCGATCTGAGCACGGAGCTCGGTCACCCCGTGCAGGCCAACGCCTATGTGACCCCTCCGCAGAACCGCGGATTCGACGCGCACTACGACGTGCACGACGTCTTCGTCCTCCAGATCGAAGGGACGAAGCGGTGGATCATCCATGAGCCGTTGCTGCCCGACCCGATGCGCGATCAGCCATGGACCGATCACCGGCCGGCTGTCGCCGACAGGGCGGCACGGGGTACGGCCCACCTGGACACCGTGCTCCGTCCCGGGGATGTGCTTTACCTGCCGCGCGGCTGGCTGCATTCAGCCCGGACGCAGGGGCACGTCTCGATTCATGTCACTCTCGGTGTCCATCCCTGGACCCGCTACGCCCTGGCCGAGCAGCTGGCCCGGGCCGCCCTCGCGGCGCTGCGGGACGATCCCCCGATGCGCGAGTCCCTGCCTCTGGGGGCCAGTGGCCGGGACGGCGAACGGGATGTGGTCCGTGAGCGTCTGCTGGCCGCTGTGGCGAAGGCCGACCCGGCTCCGTCGTTCGAGCGCGCCCGGCGGGCCCAGGGCCGCCCCGCCCCGCTGGGGCCGCTCGCCCAGCTCTCCGCGTTGAACGGCCTTCGTCCGACGTCACCGGTACGGCTGCGGGAAGCAGTGGAGCCTTGGCTGTCAGGGACGCGGCTGTTCACCCGGGTGGGTTACCTGGACTTGCCGGCATCCGACCTCGTGCTCGTGACTCGACTGCTCGACGGCCGCATCCGCACGGCCGGCGACCTCGGGCTCGCCCTTGCCGAGCGGCTCCTGCGGGCCGGGGTCCTGCTTCCAGGGAACCGGTGA
- a CDS encoding class I SAM-dependent methyltransferase, whose translation MTTLLPRILRTLEQFHATRPWDHNAHYHRWILRRLPKRFDKALDVGSGSGDLARLLAPRARVVHGIDADPAIVDRARELTDPAASVTFTVGDALKEVPPGPYGVITCVATIHHMPFHDALTCFRRNLAPGATLIVVGVYRPQARSDFLIDAVAIPANVVMAWVKNKGRKVSRPASMTAPTRPATMTFSDIVRDAHQALPGARLRRRLFWRYALVWHRYQ comes from the coding sequence ATGACGACCCTGCTGCCCCGCATCCTGCGAACACTCGAGCAGTTCCATGCCACCCGCCCCTGGGACCACAACGCCCACTACCACCGGTGGATCCTGCGCCGGCTCCCCAAGCGCTTCGACAAGGCTCTGGACGTGGGATCAGGCAGCGGGGACCTCGCCAGACTCCTGGCCCCACGGGCCCGAGTGGTGCACGGAATCGACGCCGACCCCGCGATCGTCGATCGCGCGCGGGAGCTCACAGACCCCGCCGCCTCGGTCACCTTCACCGTCGGAGACGCACTGAAGGAGGTGCCACCCGGCCCCTACGGCGTCATCACATGTGTTGCCACAATCCACCACATGCCGTTCCACGACGCCCTCACCTGCTTCCGCCGGAACCTGGCGCCCGGCGCAACTCTGATCGTCGTCGGCGTCTATCGCCCGCAGGCTCGGAGCGATTTCCTGATCGACGCCGTGGCCATCCCGGCGAACGTCGTCATGGCCTGGGTCAAGAACAAGGGCCGCAAGGTGTCGCGACCGGCCTCGATGACCGCCCCGACCCGACCTGCGACCATGACCTTTTCCGACATCGTCCGCGACGCCCACCAGGCGCTCCCCGGTGCACGGCTGCGCCGACGACTGTTCTGGCGCTACGCGCTGGTCTGGCACCGGTACCAGTAG
- a CDS encoding BatC protein yields the protein MAHPERDASKDEGPADGGASGNPGVHDGGADGGADGGAEGPADGGASGTPGVHDGGADGGADGGADGGAEGPADGGASGTPGVHDGGADGGAGSGS from the coding sequence ATGGCCCACCCCGAGCGCGACGCGAGCAAGGACGAGGGACCCGCGGACGGCGGAGCGTCGGGGAACCCCGGCGTCCACGACGGCGGAGCCGATGGCGGCGCGGACGGCGGCGCCGAAGGACCCGCGGACGGCGGAGCCTCGGGCACCCCCGGCGTCCACGACGGCGGCGCGGACGGCGGAGCCGATGGCGGCGCGGACGGCGGAGCCGAAGGACCCGCGGACGGCGGAGCATCGGGCACCCCCGGCGTCCACGACGGCGGAGCCGATGGCGGCGCCGGCAGCGGCTCTTGA
- a CDS encoding Lrp/AsnC family transcriptional regulator, translated as MLDTLDSYILHALHIAPRAPFRLVGEVVGASEQTVARRYRTMRRAGTVRVVGLVNPAVQGLVASVVRISLRPDRMDACAKALTRLPEVSFANISFGGSEIVCSMATPHEGRMPEVLRQLARTPGVLETDTRMILHTYSPPGADWGRLGPSLPEEAVKSLREHNPRMTPRGRPAEPHEEDATLLAALAEDGRTSQAALADRTGWTTGRVARRLEVLEHSGSLFYDVDLALEKLGYPFGATLWMNTSPAHLHETGSAVAALPQVVFASATTGAQNLMAIVMCTDAADFYDWLSCRLSTVPGITGYTSSVRLRTLKQAASLVHQGRLIAPPR; from the coding sequence ATGCTTGACACCCTCGACAGCTATATCCTCCACGCACTCCACATCGCACCCCGCGCACCGTTCCGACTGGTCGGGGAAGTGGTGGGGGCTTCGGAGCAGACCGTCGCACGGCGCTACCGGACGATGCGCCGCGCGGGAACGGTACGGGTGGTAGGACTCGTCAACCCTGCGGTGCAGGGTCTGGTCGCCAGCGTGGTCCGGATCTCTCTGCGCCCCGACCGGATGGACGCGTGCGCGAAAGCCCTGACCCGGCTTCCCGAGGTCTCCTTCGCGAACATCTCCTTCGGCGGCTCGGAGATCGTGTGCTCGATGGCAACACCTCACGAGGGGCGGATGCCGGAGGTACTGCGTCAACTCGCCCGTACCCCGGGAGTACTGGAGACCGACACCCGGATGATCCTGCACACCTACTCCCCGCCCGGTGCCGACTGGGGACGGCTGGGCCCCTCACTTCCCGAGGAAGCGGTGAAGTCGCTTCGCGAGCACAACCCGCGTATGACACCGCGGGGCCGGCCGGCCGAACCGCACGAGGAGGACGCCACCCTGCTCGCCGCTCTCGCGGAGGACGGCCGGACGAGCCAGGCCGCGCTCGCCGACCGCACCGGCTGGACCACCGGGCGGGTGGCGCGACGCCTGGAGGTGCTGGAGCACTCGGGCAGCCTTTTCTACGACGTGGACCTGGCCCTGGAGAAACTGGGCTACCCCTTCGGCGCCACCCTGTGGATGAACACCTCCCCCGCGCACCTGCACGAAACAGGCTCGGCCGTCGCCGCGCTCCCCCAGGTCGTCTTCGCCTCCGCCACGACCGGCGCCCAGAACCTGATGGCAATCGTCATGTGCACGGACGCCGCCGACTTCTACGACTGGCTCAGCTGCCGGCTCTCCACGGTCCCCGGGATCACCGGCTACACATCCAGCGTCCGGCTTCGCACCCTCAAGCAGGCCGCGTCACTCGTCCACCAGGGACGGCTGATCGCACCACCCCGGTGA
- a CDS encoding MFS transporter — protein MACLGVFVAYLPVTSVSVSLTAIQSALSTTTSQLAWVSDAFVLPMAAFILTAGVFGDVHGRRKVFVTGLLFSAAGAATSLTAHSIGQLWTGQALSGLGAAALLPTTLALISHAVPDHRERGKFIGIWAMCLLGALAVGGVLAGTILSHVGWRWIFLVPLPVVLVAVVVSLRCLPESRAPRAGRLDWPGQITAALAITALVYGVIEGGAGSFGDTPVIAALAVSVVSGVLFVVTERRSAHPMLDLALFRSPGFTATTLVAMIMFLGMIGFFFVLSLYFGMVQRLDTLGAAWRLLVITGAALIVSGIAGRVMHRLSPRLMITTGLLMVTAALLTLLGADAGTSFGSLSWRLLLLGLGMGLVTTPMTATAVASVPHPLAGMAAAGNNAFRQVGGALGPAVLGALLTSRAVSSLPGHLADAGVDASLTGQVTAVTRDGGLGAVSSIPLGAEAGQVWGAVSEAFLDGMRVCLIVSAGLTFSAALLAFVLLHPRLGRRRSVSVGGEPGAQVAGGTERRRVGTETPA, from the coding sequence ATGGCCTGTCTCGGGGTCTTCGTCGCCTATCTGCCGGTGACCAGTGTCTCGGTGAGCCTGACCGCCATTCAGTCGGCGCTGTCCACGACGACTTCGCAACTGGCCTGGGTGTCGGATGCCTTCGTGCTGCCGATGGCGGCGTTCATCCTGACCGCCGGTGTCTTCGGGGACGTGCACGGCCGGCGCAAGGTCTTCGTCACGGGGCTGCTGTTCTCCGCCGCGGGCGCGGCCACGTCGCTCACCGCGCACTCGATCGGTCAGCTGTGGACGGGTCAGGCGTTGTCCGGGCTCGGCGCTGCCGCGTTGCTGCCCACGACACTTGCCCTCATCAGCCACGCCGTACCCGACCACCGCGAACGCGGTAAGTTCATCGGCATCTGGGCGATGTGCCTGCTGGGCGCCCTGGCTGTCGGTGGTGTGCTCGCCGGGACGATCCTCAGCCACGTCGGCTGGCGCTGGATCTTCCTCGTGCCGCTCCCTGTCGTGCTCGTCGCAGTCGTCGTCTCACTGCGGTGCCTGCCGGAGTCCCGCGCACCGCGAGCAGGGCGGCTCGACTGGCCCGGACAGATAACGGCCGCGCTCGCCATCACCGCGCTCGTCTACGGCGTCATCGAGGGGGGCGCCGGATCCTTCGGTGACACACCGGTCATCGCCGCGCTTGCGGTCTCCGTCGTCAGCGGCGTCCTCTTCGTCGTGACCGAGCGCCGTTCCGCCCACCCGATGCTCGACCTCGCGCTCTTCCGCAGCCCGGGCTTCACCGCCACGACCCTCGTCGCCATGATCATGTTTCTGGGGATGATCGGCTTCTTCTTCGTGCTGAGCCTCTACTTCGGCATGGTCCAGCGGCTCGACACCCTCGGCGCCGCCTGGCGGCTGCTCGTGATCACCGGGGCCGCGCTGATCGTCAGCGGCATAGCCGGGCGCGTCATGCACCGGCTCTCACCGCGCCTCATGATCACCACGGGTCTGCTCATGGTGACGGCGGCCCTGCTCACCCTGCTCGGCGCCGATGCCGGTACCTCCTTCGGCTCGCTGTCCTGGCGGCTGCTCCTGCTGGGTCTGGGCATGGGACTGGTGACGACGCCGATGACGGCCACCGCCGTCGCCTCCGTACCGCACCCGCTCGCCGGGATGGCGGCGGCAGGCAACAACGCCTTCCGCCAGGTCGGCGGAGCGCTCGGTCCTGCCGTGCTCGGCGCCCTGCTCACCAGCCGTGCTGTCTCCTCCCTTCCGGGCCACCTCGCCGACGCGGGGGTGGACGCTTCGCTGACCGGACAGGTCACCGCCGTGACCCGTGACGGCGGCCTCGGAGCGGTGAGTTCGATCCCCCTGGGGGCCGAGGCCGGACAGGTCTGGGGCGCGGTGAGCGAGGCGTTCCTCGACGGCATGCGCGTGTGCCTGATCGTCTCGGCGGGCCTCACGTTCTCGGCAGCGCTCCTCGCCTTCGTCCTCCTCCATCCCCGCCTGGGACGAAGGCGCTCGGTGAGCGTGGGCGGCGAACCGGGCGCGCAGGTGGCCGGCGGCACCGAGCGGCGTCGGGTCGGCACGGAAACGCCGGCCTGA
- a CDS encoding class I SAM-dependent methyltransferase: protein MTGKQDRWAELTGGQAGEEYAQRFARLVASGHDVHGEAAFCDALLRPDARVLDAGCGTGRIAIRLAELGHRCTGVDVDSSMLAVARRDAPAQEWLLGDLARLDALGLEPDFDLALAAGNVVPLLAPGSESAVIRQLAAALKPGGLLVTGMGLDAAHLPLPEPPLTLADFDHWCTQAGLILRQRYATWSGDPYQDGCGYAVSVHSRPA from the coding sequence ATGACTGGGAAACAGGACCGCTGGGCGGAACTGACCGGAGGGCAAGCGGGGGAGGAGTACGCCCAGCGTTTCGCGCGGCTCGTCGCATCGGGCCACGACGTCCACGGCGAGGCCGCCTTCTGCGACGCACTGCTGCGCCCCGACGCGAGGGTGCTCGACGCGGGCTGCGGCACCGGCCGGATCGCGATCCGGCTCGCCGAGCTGGGCCACCGCTGCACCGGCGTGGACGTCGACTCCTCGATGCTCGCCGTCGCGCGCCGTGACGCCCCCGCGCAGGAGTGGCTCCTCGGCGACCTGGCCCGGCTGGATGCTCTCGGCCTGGAACCGGACTTCGACCTGGCGCTCGCTGCCGGAAACGTCGTTCCCCTGCTCGCCCCCGGCAGTGAATCAGCCGTCATCCGTCAACTGGCCGCCGCGCTGAAACCGGGTGGCCTGCTGGTCACAGGCATGGGACTGGACGCGGCACACCTGCCACTGCCGGAACCGCCCCTGACACTTGCGGACTTCGACCACTGGTGCACCCAGGCCGGGCTGATCCTGCGGCAGCGCTACGCCACATGGAGCGGCGACCCCTACCAGGACGGATGCGGCTACGCCGTGAGCGTGCACTCCCGCCCCGCATGA
- a CDS encoding sucrase ferredoxin — protein sequence MTPAERFFCADAARARGDAFSGTAPYGSVWVLIECRRSWPVNGFDGLDLDPGIKTLVFSAARASRARVLLVRRPGRRRPGGSDRWAVLRHDACGGLRQQWGSWRLDQDLARIVTALQSPGEQGGPPVVLVCAHGLHDVCCAVRGRPVGRALGERWPDLVWESTHVGGDRFAANVVVVPDGVYYGGLDAASSLTVVEEHLAGRIHADHLRGFTTLYPPQQAAVAAVLRRFGPAGRHDYAIVGTVRDKDGWHVRVSGGTSHGRLLDVEVRARPTPPLRLTCRGPEGSSALVYEVVSLRES from the coding sequence GTGACCCCGGCGGAGCGGTTCTTCTGCGCCGATGCCGCCCGCGCACGAGGTGACGCCTTCTCGGGAACGGCTCCCTACGGCAGTGTCTGGGTGCTCATCGAATGCAGGCGCAGCTGGCCGGTCAACGGTTTCGACGGTCTCGACCTCGACCCCGGGATCAAGACGCTCGTCTTCTCGGCGGCCCGGGCGAGCCGGGCCAGGGTGCTCCTGGTCAGGCGCCCAGGACGCCGCCGTCCCGGCGGAAGTGACCGCTGGGCGGTGCTGCGCCACGACGCCTGCGGTGGCCTGCGCCAGCAGTGGGGCAGTTGGCGACTGGACCAGGACCTGGCCCGGATCGTGACCGCTCTGCAGTCCCCGGGGGAACAGGGCGGGCCCCCCGTCGTCCTCGTCTGCGCACACGGTCTGCACGATGTCTGTTGTGCCGTGCGCGGGCGGCCCGTGGGCCGGGCCCTCGGTGAGCGCTGGCCCGACCTGGTGTGGGAATCCACGCACGTCGGCGGGGACAGGTTCGCCGCGAACGTCGTCGTCGTACCCGACGGCGTCTACTACGGCGGTCTCGATGCCGCCTCGTCGCTCACCGTGGTGGAGGAGCACCTGGCCGGCCGCATCCATGCCGACCACCTGCGGGGCTTCACGACCCTGTACCCGCCGCAGCAGGCAGCGGTGGCGGCGGTGCTCAGGCGCTTCGGTCCGGCCGGCCGGCACGACTACGCGATCGTCGGCACCGTGCGCGACAAGGACGGATGGCACGTGAGGGTCAGCGGAGGAACGTCGCACGGCAGACTGCTCGATGTCGAGGTTCGGGCCCGCCCCACGCCGCCGCTCCGGCTGACCTGTCGCGGACCGGAGGGGAGTTCCGCCCTCGTCTACGAAGTGGTTTCTCTGCGCGAGAGCTGA
- a CDS encoding translation initiation factor IF-2: protein MRRLLLIAPLLLFTLGCSVVQSPEDEATDSAREAARKVGERLYGGSPRTAEEVGRSAAEIDGVEVLRLTGTSTHDGDGVGVVVRTSGSAYEGWLAPEEVAVRRCFAVRVSPRSEWGEGPRDVDCPKSPPLSFAPSPVPPRLPYEELRARLPRIPEGGRVDEDEVRRTLAALDLHPAIRDEVKREGDRVGVLLSLQGNGFDAQDCLLARVGPGDTEVWVPSRIQRMPGEGGCSVSNALGPQPSTH, encoded by the coding sequence ATGCGCCGACTGCTGCTGATTGCACCGCTGTTGCTGTTCACCCTCGGCTGCTCGGTGGTCCAGTCCCCCGAGGACGAGGCGACCGACTCCGCGCGGGAGGCGGCCCGGAAGGTGGGCGAGCGGCTGTACGGCGGAAGTCCGCGCACGGCGGAGGAAGTCGGGCGTTCCGCTGCCGAGATCGACGGGGTGGAGGTGCTGCGGCTGACCGGCACGTCCACACACGACGGAGACGGCGTCGGTGTGGTCGTCCGCACGTCCGGCTCTGCGTACGAGGGATGGCTCGCCCCCGAGGAGGTCGCCGTGCGGCGCTGTTTCGCGGTGCGGGTGTCGCCCAGGTCGGAGTGGGGTGAGGGCCCTCGTGACGTGGACTGCCCGAAGAGCCCTCCGTTGTCCTTCGCCCCGTCGCCCGTCCCGCCCCGGCTGCCGTACGAGGAGCTCCGCGCGCGGCTTCCCCGGATCCCGGAGGGCGGCCGGGTGGACGAGGACGAGGTGCGCCGCACTCTCGCCGCCCTCGACCTGCATCCGGCGATCCGCGACGAGGTGAAGCGGGAGGGCGACCGGGTCGGCGTGCTCCTGTCCTTGCAAGGCAACGGCTTCGACGCGCAGGACTGCCTCCTTGCCCGCGTGGGCCCCGGCGACACCGAGGTGTGGGTGCCGTCGCGGATCCAGCGGATGCCGGGAGAGGGCGGCTGCAGCGTCTCCAACGCCCTGGGCCCACAGCCTTCGACGCACTGA
- a CDS encoding O-acetyl-ADP-ribose deacetylase, which translates to MTMTGPTITLVHGDITEQHADVLVNAANSSLLGGGGVDGAIHRRGGPEILAACRALRASHYGKGLQTGQAVATTAGRLHAEHVIHTVGPVWSRTQDRSALLASCYQESLRVASELGARTVAFPAISTGVYGWPLDDGARVAVRTVREAARPPVTEVRFVLFDEEVYARFDEALNA; encoded by the coding sequence ATGACGATGACCGGTCCGACCATCACCCTCGTACACGGGGACATCACCGAGCAGCACGCCGACGTCCTGGTCAACGCCGCCAACTCGTCGCTCCTCGGCGGTGGTGGGGTGGACGGTGCGATCCACCGGCGAGGCGGTCCCGAGATCCTCGCTGCCTGCCGCGCCCTGCGGGCTTCGCACTACGGCAAGGGCCTGCAGACCGGGCAGGCCGTGGCGACGACAGCCGGGCGGCTGCACGCGGAGCACGTCATCCACACGGTGGGCCCGGTCTGGTCCCGCACGCAGGACCGGTCCGCTCTGTTGGCCTCCTGTTACCAGGAGTCCCTGCGAGTGGCATCGGAGCTGGGAGCCCGGACGGTCGCCTTCCCGGCGATCTCGACGGGCGTGTACGGCTGGCCGCTCGACGACGGAGCCCGCGTCGCCGTGCGTACAGTCCGCGAGGCGGCCCGGCCTCCCGTCACCGAGGTTCGGTTCGTGCTCTTCGACGAGGAGGTGTACGCACGGTTCGACGAAGCGCTGAACGCGTAG
- a CDS encoding TetR/AcrR family transcriptional regulator — translation MSEATGGGSTSAARARLLATATRIFYAEGIHSVGVDRIIAEAQVTRATLYRHFSGKEELVLAYLDQADRGIRAGTEAVRAGEQSAADQVRAIGRFIAESIQSPQFRGCAFLNATAEYPDPAHPIHQAVLTHRQWFLDTVTDLLAQVGDAPAAEAGRHLVMLRDGAMASGCLFDPKLISETFQLGIEGILQTRGA, via the coding sequence ATGAGTGAGGCAACGGGAGGCGGCAGCACGTCGGCAGCACGGGCGCGACTGCTTGCAACAGCGACAAGGATCTTCTACGCGGAGGGCATCCACTCCGTGGGCGTCGACCGCATCATCGCGGAGGCGCAGGTCACCCGCGCCACCCTGTACCGGCACTTCTCAGGCAAGGAAGAACTGGTCCTCGCTTACCTGGACCAGGCGGACCGTGGAATCCGGGCGGGGACCGAGGCTGTCCGGGCGGGCGAGCAGTCGGCAGCCGACCAGGTCAGGGCCATCGGCCGGTTCATCGCCGAAAGCATCCAAAGCCCCCAGTTCCGCGGCTGCGCCTTCCTCAACGCGACGGCGGAATACCCCGACCCGGCCCACCCCATTCACCAAGCCGTTCTGACCCACCGCCAGTGGTTCCTGGACACCGTCACCGACTTGCTGGCACAGGTAGGCGACGCCCCTGCCGCCGAAGCCGGCCGGCACCTCGTCATGCTCCGGGACGGCGCCATGGCCTCGGGCTGCCTCTTCGACCCGAAACTGATCTCCGAGACCTTTCAGCTGGGCATCGAAGGAATCCTGCAGACACGCGGCGCTTGA
- the argB gene encoding acetylglutamate kinase, producing the protein MKPLGTVKPTSHVAVVGDLFPVEQLELERLRGKVVVIKFGGHAMVSQELKQSFARDVVTLRRAGLLPVVVHGGGPQISAMLERLDLAVHFEAGLRVTTPEVMDVVRMVLTGRVQRELVGLINAHGPFAVGMSGEDAHTMTAVRRAAWVNGEPVDIGLVGEVVDVNAETVRALLEQDRVPVISPVARGTGGEVYNINADLAAAAMAVALDAEKLVMLTDVEGLYANWPHSTEVIRRATAEEIEKLLPELASGMLPKMEGCLRAVRAGVRSAHILDGRVPNSALRGIVSGDAPGTTVIPDQEARVG; encoded by the coding sequence ATGAAGCCACTCGGCACCGTGAAGCCGACGAGCCACGTCGCAGTCGTCGGGGATCTGTTCCCGGTGGAACAGCTGGAACTCGAACGCCTCCGGGGCAAGGTCGTCGTGATCAAGTTCGGTGGCCACGCCATGGTGAGCCAGGAGCTCAAGCAGAGCTTCGCGCGGGACGTCGTGACCCTGCGGCGCGCCGGCCTGCTCCCGGTGGTCGTGCACGGCGGCGGTCCACAGATAAGCGCGATGCTGGAACGGCTCGACCTGGCGGTTCACTTCGAGGCAGGCCTACGGGTGACGACTCCGGAGGTGATGGACGTCGTGCGCATGGTCCTGACGGGTCGGGTCCAGCGTGAGCTCGTGGGCCTGATCAATGCCCACGGGCCCTTCGCGGTAGGGATGTCCGGCGAGGACGCGCACACCATGACCGCCGTACGGCGCGCGGCGTGGGTGAACGGCGAGCCCGTGGACATCGGGCTGGTCGGCGAAGTCGTCGATGTGAACGCGGAGACCGTCAGGGCACTCCTGGAGCAGGACCGCGTTCCCGTCATCTCCCCCGTGGCACGCGGGACGGGCGGAGAGGTCTACAACATCAACGCCGATCTCGCAGCGGCGGCTATGGCGGTCGCTCTCGATGCGGAAAAGCTGGTGATGCTCACCGATGTCGAAGGGCTGTACGCGAACTGGCCGCACAGCACCGAGGTGATCCGGCGGGCCACGGCCGAAGAGATCGAGAAGCTGCTGCCGGAGCTGGCGAGCGGCATGCTCCCGAAGATGGAGGGCTGCTTGAGGGCTGTCCGTGCGGGTGTCCGCAGCGCGCACATCCTGGACGGCCGTGTACCGAACTCGGCACTACGGGGCATCGTCTCCGGCGATGCCCCGGGAACCACCGTGATCCCGGACCAGGAAGCACGCGTGGGGTGA
- a CDS encoding septum formation family protein, with the protein MINSRLRLLYAVVVPTLLLTACAGSSEDQQPSHPVFDAPVGQQPRQALLATQGSRNARFTQTLTFGSPSGDTVQQSAGRVDFSDGRAAGSIEWVLAPDLPAAAKDALLGVRLGPGHSPARTRIAVDGDSVRLRAGEAGYWLKYEGTLETFGGEASVNALRGTESAFGGTLLEILSGAQDVKDAKAPGGGRTYRAQLTAYNALRMFSQDLRAELTSNIDPNGTDTPVTLSIAVDADGHITRAEADFTELLDRKDSALAAMTGLHAVMTLSRQGDSPPAMPTPSERTLDAKTAVRTVGDLKKGSCADLATGNRTFDMVVAVPCAQPHDVRVFAHARLGTEYPGDGRAQQKVDEECRSEHLSAPREWKREAADEDVYWYTWPEEDSWGVGGTATASCYIVTRDPVTTRALAV; encoded by the coding sequence GTGATCAATAGCCGGCTTCGCCTCCTGTACGCCGTTGTCGTACCCACACTTCTCCTGACCGCCTGTGCGGGCAGCTCAGAAGACCAGCAGCCCTCGCACCCCGTCTTCGACGCACCGGTCGGGCAGCAGCCCCGTCAGGCTCTGCTCGCGACCCAGGGCAGTCGGAACGCCCGCTTCACGCAGACTCTGACGTTCGGCTCGCCCTCGGGGGACACGGTCCAGCAGTCCGCCGGACGCGTCGACTTCTCCGACGGCCGCGCAGCTGGTTCCATCGAGTGGGTATTGGCACCGGACCTGCCGGCAGCGGCCAAGGACGCGCTGCTGGGCGTCCGTCTGGGACCAGGGCATTCCCCCGCCCGGACCCGGATAGCCGTGGACGGTGACTCCGTGCGACTGCGTGCGGGCGAGGCCGGCTACTGGCTGAAATACGAGGGCACTCTGGAAACCTTCGGCGGTGAGGCCTCGGTCAACGCACTGCGGGGAACGGAGTCCGCGTTCGGCGGCACGCTGCTCGAGATACTGAGCGGCGCCCAGGACGTGAAGGACGCCAAGGCCCCCGGGGGCGGCCGTACCTACAGGGCGCAGCTCACCGCGTACAACGCACTGCGCATGTTCTCCCAGGACCTGCGGGCCGAACTCACCAGCAACATCGACCCCAACGGCACGGACACCCCCGTGACGCTCAGCATCGCGGTGGATGCCGACGGGCACATCACTCGTGCCGAAGCCGATTTCACCGAACTCCTCGACAGGAAGGACAGCGCTCTGGCGGCCATGACCGGCCTTCACGCGGTGATGACGTTGAGCAGACAGGGGGACTCCCCGCCGGCCATGCCCACCCCGTCGGAACGGACACTCGACGCGAAGACCGCCGTCAGGACGGTCGGTGATCTGAAGAAGGGTTCATGCGCTGACCTCGCGACCGGAAACCGCACGTTCGACATGGTCGTGGCTGTTCCCTGCGCCCAGCCCCACGACGTCCGTGTGTTCGCCCATGCGCGCTTGGGCACCGAATACCCCGGCGACGGCAGGGCTCAGCAGAAGGTGGACGAGGAGTGCCGAAGCGAACATCTTTCGGCACCCCGCGAGTGGAAGCGTGAGGCAGCCGACGAGGACGTGTACTGGTACACCTGGCCGGAGGAGGACAGCTGGGGCGTCGGCGGCACCGCAACGGCCTCCTGCTACATCGTGACCCGTGACCCGGTGACCACCAGGGCCCTGGCCGTCTGA